The Engystomops pustulosus chromosome 1, aEngPut4.maternal, whole genome shotgun sequence genome has a window encoding:
- the AMACR gene encoding alpha-methylacyl-CoA racemase isoform X1 — protein sequence MALAGVRVLELAGLAPAPFCGMILADFGAKVIRVDKANTMYTSDTMARGKRSIALNLKSPEGIGVLKTLCKKSDVLIEPFRHGVMENLGLGPEVILKENPQLIYARLTGFGQSGKYAKAAGHDINYVSISGLLSRLGKHDENPTFPLNLLADFAGGSYICALGIVMSLFERTRSGQGQVIDSSMVEGAAYLGSFVWKSQKLGLWSSPRGENMLDGGAPFYSTYKTADGKYMAVGAIEPQFYKELLKALTAGHHSFGNLIFLTAFSARIQWCRTNGETKGLDLDSSDLPNQMSFSDWPDLKKKFTEKFLEKTQEQWCQVFDGTDACVTPVLSLDDATMHEHNKERGSFLCDDEGEVSPWPAPRLSRTPAAPPSSRDPLIGEHTYEVLAEYGFSAKEISDLQSSGVVACNNPKSHL from the exons ATGGCCCTGGCTGGAGTCCGGGTTCTGGAGCTGGCCGGTCTGGCCCCGGCCCCATTCTGTGGGATGATACTCGCTGATTTCGGGGCCAAAGTCATCCGGGTGGATAAAGCCAATACTATGTACACAAGTGACACTATGGCGAGAGGGAAAAGATCTATAGCTTTAAATCTCAAGAGCCCAGAAGGGATCGGAGTTCTAAAGACGTTGTGTAAAAAGTCTGATGTCCTTATAGAGCCTTTCCGGCACG GTGTGATGGAGAATCTGGGCCTCGGACCTGAGGTGATACTGAAGGAAAACCCACAGCTCATATATGCACGGCTGACTGGATTTGGACAGTCAGGGAAATATGCAAAGGCCGCAGGTCATGACATCAATTATGTCTCTATCTCAG GATTGTTGTCCAGACTTGGAAAACACGACGAGAACCCAACTTTCCCTTTAAACCTTCTCGCTGACTTTGCCGGGGGCAGCTACATCTGTGCGCTGGGAATCGTCATGTCTCTTTTTGAACGTACAAgatcggggcaggggcaggtcATCGATTCCAGTATG GTGGAGGGTGCTGCATATTTGGGGTCATTTGTGTGGAAGTCACAGAAACTGGGGTTATGGAGCAGCCCTCGAGGCGAGAAcatgctggatggtggagcgccATTCTACAGCACGTACAAGACCGCGGATGGGAAGTACATGGCAGTGGGCGCCATTGAGCCCCAGTTCTATAAAGAACTTTTGAAGG CATTAACCGCTGGGCATCACTCGTTTGGGAATTTAATCTTCCTAACGGCATTTTCCGCCCGTATCCAATGGTGTAGAACCAATGGCGAGACAAAAG GTTTGGACCTTGATTCCTCAGACCTCCCCAATCAGATGAGTTTTTCCGACTGGCCCGACCTGAAGAAGAAATTTACAGAGAAATTTTTAGAGAAGACCCAGGAGCAGTGGTGTCAGGTGTTTGATGGCACGGATGCGTGTGTGACGCCGGTCTTATCCTTAGACGACGCCACCATGCACGAGCACAATAAAGAGCGAGGGTCCTTCTTGTGTGATGATGAAGGGGAGGTGAGCCCATGGCCGGCCCCCCGCCTCTCCCGCACCCCCGCCGCTCCCCCCTCCAGCAGGGATCCGCTCATCGGTGAACACACGTATGAAGTGCTGGCAGAATACGGCTTCAGCGCCAAAGAGATTTCTGATCTTCAGTCTTCTGGAGTGGTCGCCTGTAATAACCCCAAATCACATCTCTAA
- the AMACR gene encoding alpha-methylacyl-CoA racemase isoform X2 — MALAGVRVLELAGLAPAPFCGMILADFGAKVIRVDKANTMYTSDTMARGKRSIALNLKSPEGIGVLKTLCKKSDVLIEPFRHGVMENLGLGPEVILKENPQLIYARLTGFGQSGKYAKAAGHDINYVSISGLLSRLGKHDENPTFPLNLLADFAGGSYICALGIVMSLFERTRSGQGQVIDSSMVEGAAYLGSFVWKSQKLGLWSSPRGENMLDGGAPFYSTYKTADGKYMAVGAIEPQFYKELLKGLDLDSSDLPNQMSFSDWPDLKKKFTEKFLEKTQEQWCQVFDGTDACVTPVLSLDDATMHEHNKERGSFLCDDEGEVSPWPAPRLSRTPAAPPSSRDPLIGEHTYEVLAEYGFSAKEISDLQSSGVVACNNPKSHL, encoded by the exons ATGGCCCTGGCTGGAGTCCGGGTTCTGGAGCTGGCCGGTCTGGCCCCGGCCCCATTCTGTGGGATGATACTCGCTGATTTCGGGGCCAAAGTCATCCGGGTGGATAAAGCCAATACTATGTACACAAGTGACACTATGGCGAGAGGGAAAAGATCTATAGCTTTAAATCTCAAGAGCCCAGAAGGGATCGGAGTTCTAAAGACGTTGTGTAAAAAGTCTGATGTCCTTATAGAGCCTTTCCGGCACG GTGTGATGGAGAATCTGGGCCTCGGACCTGAGGTGATACTGAAGGAAAACCCACAGCTCATATATGCACGGCTGACTGGATTTGGACAGTCAGGGAAATATGCAAAGGCCGCAGGTCATGACATCAATTATGTCTCTATCTCAG GATTGTTGTCCAGACTTGGAAAACACGACGAGAACCCAACTTTCCCTTTAAACCTTCTCGCTGACTTTGCCGGGGGCAGCTACATCTGTGCGCTGGGAATCGTCATGTCTCTTTTTGAACGTACAAgatcggggcaggggcaggtcATCGATTCCAGTATG GTGGAGGGTGCTGCATATTTGGGGTCATTTGTGTGGAAGTCACAGAAACTGGGGTTATGGAGCAGCCCTCGAGGCGAGAAcatgctggatggtggagcgccATTCTACAGCACGTACAAGACCGCGGATGGGAAGTACATGGCAGTGGGCGCCATTGAGCCCCAGTTCTATAAAGAACTTTTGAAGG GTTTGGACCTTGATTCCTCAGACCTCCCCAATCAGATGAGTTTTTCCGACTGGCCCGACCTGAAGAAGAAATTTACAGAGAAATTTTTAGAGAAGACCCAGGAGCAGTGGTGTCAGGTGTTTGATGGCACGGATGCGTGTGTGACGCCGGTCTTATCCTTAGACGACGCCACCATGCACGAGCACAATAAAGAGCGAGGGTCCTTCTTGTGTGATGATGAAGGGGAGGTGAGCCCATGGCCGGCCCCCCGCCTCTCCCGCACCCCCGCCGCTCCCCCCTCCAGCAGGGATCCGCTCATCGGTGAACACACGTATGAAGTGCTGGCAGAATACGGCTTCAGCGCCAAAGAGATTTCTGATCTTCAGTCTTCTGGAGTGGTCGCCTGTAATAACCCCAAATCACATCTCTAA